Genomic segment of Panicum virgatum strain AP13 chromosome 2K, P.virgatum_v5, whole genome shotgun sequence:
TTCTTCCTTTGCAAGTTTCTTGAGGTTTCGATATctgaggggccgtttagttgcagaagcaaaaaattttggatgtcaaatcgaaggtttgaccagatgtcgggagggtttttcgaatactaattaaaaatttaatttcagaactcacttggaaaccgcgagacgaatcttttgagacatttgaccgcatcattagcacatgtgggttactgtagcacttatggctaatcatgcactaattaggcttcaaagattcgtctcgtcgtgtacatccaaactgtgtaattagttttgttatttaattacatttagtgcttcatacatgtgttcaaagaagaggtgaaaatttttgggtgaaaatttctGATCTGGTCATTTGGGCGGCTGCAGTTCTTGGCCACGATTATACTGTGCGATGCAGAGACGCGAGCAACCAGAGTTGTTAATTTGGATCTGGAGTCTGTTGGCAACTGGACAGATCATTATCACCATCAGATCCTCAGTCGGTGGTCTTTGGGTACACTGTACGATGTCGTCCCTGCTCTTGCTTCTCGCAGGGACAGGCAGTGTACACTGTACATGAGTGGAACCCTggagggctgtgtttagattcaaaatttctctctcccaaCTTTATTATTCatctgtcacatcaaattttttcctcaggcatggagtattaaatgtaagtaaataaaaaaactaattacatagttttgatgtacacgacgagacgaatcttttgagcctagttaggtcacgATAGGACAACAACTACTACAAATAAACGAAAAGTGTTACAGTGTACTACGATATCAGATGTGATTTTTTACCATCATTTTACGAATCTAAACATATAGCCGAGGTTGAGTAGAAGCGATGGAGGTACAGGCCATATATAGCGCACATGAATGTCGAGTGGTTTAATGCATGCGTAGTTCGAGAAAAGAAAATGTTTGAGCGGTAGGTAGGTAGTGCCAGCGGAATGTCGCATCGACCGAGCACATGCGCATCATATTAGCAGGCAGCAAACGGTGTGAGGAACACATTTTTTAATTAGAGAATATATTAAGCATATTTCAGCCTCTGTATCGATTGATACATATAACTGTTCGAAAACACAACAACATCGTACAACGCATAATGAAACCGAgtaataaaaaaagagagactaAAACGTGCTTAAACATAAACAATCCAATTACTAAATAGCCATCCATTCGACGCGAAGACTTTCATGGCAAGGCACTCGAGTGCGCGACACCCCTCTAACACCGGCGgcttttcctcttcttcttgcagCAGCGCCTAAAACCAGATTCAATATGTTCCTCTGAACAACATCTGCAGAGACGAAGAAAGTCGCACACAGTTTAAAGTAATATCGTTTGGAGTTAGCCAAATCGCCCATACGGTAGCTTTTAGCTGTTACCAGAACCAGCGTTGCACTCTCATGCGGTCATGTTCCAGTGAATGATCAGTGTGAAGTACGCATCTGCTGTGCTGATATGGAAAGACAACTGGGGTTCAATGATGGCGTCCTTTCCATACGAACTTGGCGAAAAGTAGAACTTGGTCAGTGGGCGACAAGCGAGCAGTGTCTCTCGGCTCATCTGTCGGAGCATGAAACTTCTTCTGTGGGTGATTGTCTAGTAGGACAAGCGTGAGTAATCTCTCAGATGTCAGATGAGAATCGCATTTTTCTTGCCCGTAGTTGGATTGGATGTGACATTCTAATCAAAATACCATTTCGGCATTTCGCACGCACCACCTCTCCCTGAAAACGAGGATCATTTTCGTATCCAAAGACAAGCTGCATAAACATTTCCCAAGCCAACATCTAGCGGACCCGATGACCGATCAGTCCAACCACCACCAGATCTAGAAAAGGCAAGGAGATGGTTCAATCACGCCTCTGCGTCCCAATTCGCAACCCGCCGGCCACAAGACGACGACACAGAACCCTGTCATTGCTGATCAGCTTTAAACTGGTGACTGATCTTCTGCCACGGCGTCGCCAGTGAGCTCAGCCTCAGAGATCGTAACAACCCACCCCGCGCGGTATAATGCAATGGGGGAAAAAACACGGGCAACGCGGGGCAGTCGTTTGGAATTGTCCTTGGGACTGGAGAAGAAATGCAGTGACGAAAAAAGAATGAGGTCATATTTGGTCCGTGATTGGTCCAAGAATTGAAAACGACGAGCGAGTACAAAAGCACATGGAGTGagggtttttttaaaaaaaaactagcagcAGCACTGCTCAACCAGGGATTGTGTCTTgcagtcttttttttttaatcggTGTCTTACAGAGTCGATACTACTCTTCTGCTGACTACAGtggctgatttgttgtgagagaaaattactgcTAATTGATTggtggctagtgctgatttgatgtgagagaaaaatattattagttGACTAGAGAAACAGCCAGCGGAACAGAATGACTACATAAAATAGAGTGAGGTACGTGATGCGTCCCAAATACTACTGCCTAACAAAAAAGGGGGCCCATGCCGCATGCTGGCAACGTGCGCTGATTATGATGATGATTAGTCAATACACGGCAGGTGGCCCAAATGAAAGGAAAAAAACGGCTAAAAAGGGTAGTGCGGAGCGAGACCGATCATCTTGTCACGAAAGGTTCGTGACAAGCTGAACTGGAAAACGAGCATCTTgcaacaagtttttttttcccaatCCCGTGCGTGTAACCGGTTGGATCAGCGGGTGAACCGTACAAAAGAACCGACAGGCTACCAAAGAGCAACAAGAAATCCCCTGTTCAAGACACTTCAGGAACCGGACAGTTTCTCACATATGGGCATCATCCGTTGGGCTTGGGGTAAGCCATGCATGCGATTTGGTAGGATCCTCAGTTCCTCACTCTGACAAGTGACACGGAGGGCAAAATGCAGTGGCATCACATCCAAAGTAGAACATGTTTCAAAAAATTGGACACCACTTATACGGACCAAAAAAGTCCAAACCAGCCAGACTTTAAAAAACCACTAACTTCCTTTTTCATCATGGCGACGAGGAAAGCATAAAATCCACTCTAGATGGGTCCTGCCACAGTTTTCCATGTGCATGAAAGGTAATCTGAATAAGAGAAGATTCCGTGGCGTAGCTTAGGTCCTAATAGCAGACAAATCCTATCACGGCAGGAAAAGGATTGGAGAACATAGTACAACTAACCCGGCTCTAGTAGAGAAATATCTAACATTATGTGACGTACATTTTGAAAATTAAGAGAAATCTCATCAGGGGCATGATGTCGGCACGAGCAAATCAAATGATTCACGAAATCTACCGGATCTACTTTCAACTCGAATAAAGCAGAgcaaaaaggcaaaaaaaaaggtgCAGTGATGACTAGTTGATTCTATAGAAATGGTTAAGCTCTGACTTTCATCAGAAACAGGAAGTGAAATGTGAAGAAAGTACAAAGGTTTTCAACCACAAAAAATCACCAGGCAGTCAAATAGTCAAACAAGTTACGTGAAAGAAGGCAACTGAAGATACAAACAACGCCAGAGCACAGATAGACATAGACATGGGCAATGAAAGTTCAACACCACATGCACTTCCCAGCTAGCACCCAGCCAACAGTAGAACCTTTACCTGCTGTGGAAGGAAAGGACAAGAATTAGAGACAGGAAAAAAATTGAAGGAAGTTATTTCAACAAGCATGAAACATATGGCAAGCAGGAGCTTTGGTGGTTCTGAAATCACCCAAAAGTTTCGGGTAACTACCACAAATAACCAGGGATAGGTTGGAGGCTGGGAATGGGATGCTAGTGCTATAGAACCATCATTACACTGAAACTCTCATCAAATGACACGATGATGGTCAAGGCTGACTCTCAACTCTACGTAACAAGTTTGGCATATATGAATATAACATTTGCGCTGGTATCCAAGTTTGCTCGTTGTAGCTTAGATCAATCAAGCTGCCCAGAGCCACAATTGTTAGCTATCCAAGTTAAAGTAGATACTTCATTTAAACTGCATAATTTAGCCTGCGGCCCTGCGCCTCTACCTACATCACCTCAAGCcaaaaaaaagatataatagTTTCTATCACATTTAAGTTGAAAATAGAATGAAATACAGGATGTAATATTTTAGTGCAGCATACACAAAAGAAATGTGCAGCATTGGTGCTTTCACAGAAAGAAAGAACTTCAGACCCAACAAGAATAGGAACTACTCTTTAGAAAATTGAAAACTATCAAACAGAAATGATAGAGACCATATGGAGATTTTCCTTTGTTCAGTGCTAACCTGGATCCAAGTGCACTTCACTTCACAATTCATCGACACGGTCAAGTATCTGCAGAAACGTCAATTCAAAGCATAAGCATAATTAAGCACTCAGTACAATGACATGATATTTGCAAATAATTTCGTCATTGAACACACCATAAAGATCACTACTAAATCACTAATAACGAAGCAGGCAAGTTCAAACCAAGAAAATTCTTAATAGTTTTAAGTTTCCAGGCAGTAACTCATCTAAGCTACAGGTAGCTACAGGCATAAACTACTTCATTTTGAATAGCAATATGGATTCACACTTCAATTAGCCCATAAAGCTATTAATGAAACACAAAGAACACAGAACAtacatctctctctttttttctcgaaGGCACAGAACATACTTCTCATTGAAGGAGGTTTTCTACTATATACTACTAGTCAGATAATCACAAATACTAAATGACATGACACGACTATTTCTGTAAAACAAAACCACCCAAGCAGAGCATGTGTTGAAGTACACGCTATGCCAATTGAATAGTAACTCAGACCATTATCGTAAACTTTTTTAAGTGTCATTTTCCCAAGTCATGCTGTTGAGAATCCATTTGGTATAGTTAGCTTTTAAAAATACCTTATTTTCAATCTACTTTTCAATATAGAAGTTAACTGAAAACATCTCCTTTGGAGCCATAAAAAGAAACTCTGAGTTGAGTTAGTACAGATTGTAACTGGCTAAATTGCATAGCAGAGCACaataaaaaagtaaaagaaaAGGTCTGCTGCATGTTTGTCAACCAGTTCATTCCTAAAAACTTGCCAAGCAGATTTGATACTCTGCAAGCTATCCCTTATCCCCATTTCAGCTGAAGCCAAAGCCAAACAGGGGAGCCCATTCGGGCATGAGCTGTAGACCTATATCAGGGGAGCAGGTGAGTTAGCATAGCTTCAGATACTATAGGTAGGCTTACAGCCTACTTAACGGGTAAGGGGAAGACAAATTCCTTTAAACAAGACATTTTTGAGTCAAATGATTGATTAGTTGCACAAGCCAAACAAAAAGGCATCATTTTGTGGTCAGTTGCTGTGGTGCCCAGTTGCATCCATCTCAGATCAGAGGAAAACCAAGTGCGTGCATCCTGGAATATATGGGCATGAAAGCTGGCACTTAGTTGGCTGTGATCTGCAGACTGCAAGGGGCATTCATACTCATGCTTATACAGGAGACCAAGAAAGAAGATCAGATTGATCACAACATATTAGAATTGCCTTCAATGGGATATGCATTTTCTATAACATAAACAAACCTCCAGGTTGTACGACAGACATTATTACAGCTAATTCTATTTACTGGAAACTGTAGTATCCAATATTAAGAGATTTCATTGACAATGGTAGGAGACAAACAATGCCTTGGTTTCATTTCAAGGCATAGATAGCAGGAGAATGAGCATAGCACCAGAAGCTGTAGGGTAGGCTTATTATAGCTCACTTAATAGATAAGGGCAATACGTATTTCTTGACAAGATATATTTTGAGTTCAATGACTGATAGGATGCACAAGACAAACAAAAGGCAACATGTGGTTGCCTCCACCTTGAACTAAAGAAAATACTAGGTAGGGTCATCAAGGTAAAAATGGCTAGGCAGAATCTGGTGCATAGGCAGTGATCTGCAGACAGCAGAAGGCACTCAGAGTCAGGCAAATACAGCAGACCAAGAAAGAAGATCAGATAACTACAAGGTAAGAACCCAGTCTCACATCCTTTGTTGACAAAGTTAGGGGAGAAGGGCATATGGCTGAGCTGGGTAATAACGTGGCAGGTTTCCAGTCTGACAATAATAATTTCTGGATTAGTATATAGCAGACAGTACATCTAGTTCTGTTTGCCAGAGAACTTTTAAATCTGTACTACAAGGTCAGATACACAAATAGCAAGAAATGATTGGTGTAGAAGAAGCTATAAGAAGATGTTGAGAATGATGTCCTAACTTCTTTCAGCGTTTACACTTCATGTGATCTCAGTAGACTAACTAATATGGTACACCTAAACATGTTGAAAAGAGATCTGGCAAATCTACCAATGAAAACTGATTCTAGTGCTTCCAGTCAAATGTCCTAAAAGGTGAAGAATAAACATAAAGTACTGATTAACTGAGGATAAACTGCCTCTCTGACAGAGAATAAAATTAAACTTCCAGAATTAATTGCTtccatattttattttaaaagaaaaacGAAGGAAATATTGACAGGCAAGTAGAATACTAAATGGTCCGTATTCTAGATCCATCGATAGAAAATGTGAAGCAACGCGAACAGCCATGTAATACAAACATGAAGAAATGAGAACAGATATGCATGTACTGTGAATCTACATGTAAAATTGTACACGAGTACACGACAAAATGAGCCCTATAACCACCAAACTTATTGACATTATACTAGCTTGCACCAGCAAACCTCAAACAGTGAAGTTACACAATAATTCTATGTTACCAGGCAAAAGTAGACTGCGGACCTGCTAAAATGTAACTAACCAAATACAGTCCATATTGAGGAAGAATGTAATGTGTGAAAGACTGAAAGCTATTCACTGCAATCGATTCTAATATTCACTATGCAGTGAATACTTAGCTGTACGCACTATGCAGAATAACCTTACAGTTTGCAAGTTCCAACTAATTCATTGCAAATTTATCGTGCACATTACATTGTTGTGAGTCAATTTTGGCACATTTCCTATAGATGATTTAGGCAAGGCACTAACACACACGCACGATATACAGGACAATTAAATCAAGTAACGTACTAAATCAGTTACCCTTGTGCTCCTCAGTAGCATCATGGTACTCGGCATCCTCCTCGGGCACAGGATGCAGCACATCCTCCGCACCCACCGCTGACGACAGGCCACCAGCCTCCCCATCCTCCGCGGAGCCTTCGTCAGGGAAGCGCACCACCACGACGGGGCAGACACAGTGGTGGACACAGTAGTCGCTGACGCTACCGAGCCTCCCCTTGCTGGTCCTCCGCGAAGCGCCGAAGCCCTTGCTCCCCATGATGACCGCGCTGAGGCCGAGCCTCTCGACCTCGAGGCAGAGGCGCTCCCTCATGTCGTGGTCCTTGACGATGTGGATCTTGTAGGGGATGCCCGCGTCCTTGAGCGGCCTGGCGAGGTCGTCGGCCTTGGAGGCCGTGAAGGCGTCGTAGTCGTCCTCCATcctgcgcgcggcggcctcgtcgtcgtcgtcctccgcgccgccgtcgctagGGTTGGGGAGGGAGACGTCGACGGCGCCCCAGTCGGCGCCGTAGAGCACGGAGGTGGGGCGCACGTGGAGCAGGACGACGGCGTCCCCGGGGCGGAGGTAGTTGGCGACGGCCCAGCGTATGGCGTAGGCGGACTCGTCGGAGAggtcgacggcgatggcgatgcGGCGGTGGGCGGAGCCCAAGGgcagcgcggccgccgcggcggagaaGAAGACCCCCGGGGACTCGGGCTGGAGcgaggccggcgggggcgggcgcGGGGTCGGCGccttcaccggcggcggcgccgccgccagcggcaGGTCGACGGAGGAGGGGGTCGCTGGGGCCTGCATCGCGGGATCTCCGATCGCGAGAGCGAGCTTTGGCCTTTGGGGGTTGCTTagcggggagggaggggagaagGTACTGGAAGGGAAGGAAGGGAAGACTTGGAAGCAGGGtttaccttttcgttttttttgcgaatcccgccgtttgccggaaacgaaatttcggccgaaatttcgccgaatttcgctaattccgaacgaaaagagaattcaaattcaaaaaacgaaatttcggtgatttcgaccgaaatttcggtgatttcgaccggaaaatgatgtccgttgtgattttcgtactgttcccgaggtcaaatgaaaaacttttgaataccaactttgttcagtttttcgagatctacaacttttgtttcaggaactttttcatttgagcaatggtttgaaagttatttaattatttcaaaaactaccaattaaaagtcttgtcatttcatgtgacaactttcattttctctcttaggcctcaactggacttttattattcttgttatggcggatattcctataaatttttagggacattagttgatccaattgaaagttgttttaaatccagggcaaacatgatttgaattggttatcaattcatatgacagtgtttgaattttttgtttgattcaatttgtatagagaattgTTAAAGCATTCTGAAAAGGTGTGTTTTCCGGCAGTTTTCCAACGGAAAGTTTTTCCCTGCTCTATAGATGGTGACAATTCTCTTGTGGCCTAAGATTTTGGTCACATGCATGCTGTGGATGCAAGAATTTGACCTTCTCTTCTTATCCTCGGGACTGGAATGGCGTTGGAGGAAATTCACTGGAATCAAGGTTACAGTCACCGACCTACTATTGCAATGCAAAGCTTTCTTCCACGAAGTGGGGGCAGATCAAAGGCCACAACTGACTTAATCTGCAGTTGCCAATGGAGAagaattgccaatggaatttaACACGTATCAGCAATGGCcacaacttcaaaaaaaaactcccaaGTCTCCACAGTTACCGGCTACAAAGCTAGAAGAAGAGCCAGATCGAGGGCCTGGTTAAGAATAATAGACTACAGCAGATAGAGGGCTTTAGCTGCCATCTCATTCGATCTCACCGCtacatacaaaagaaaagagctgCTAGATGATAATATAAAAGCAGATGCAAAAGGCAAAAGCGAAGCAAGATTGACGACGAGCCTAATTGGACAGCACGAGGAAACCAGATCTACTAGTCTACTGATGAGAGTATAGTCCACCCGGGCCGGCCGATGGATCATCATCCTAGTTGtaggtatgcatatgaaattgaataggtacctcaccaatatcatgataaaccaaagtctagttgaagtcgatgggagaaaacaaatttttgcacatgaaatgacgagtcattcaaattacggtttcaaatgttaattttagcatagcaaatgatcttagatttgagtgtgttctagtcctatttgcttagaaaaacacctagttttttatcatattttttacatatttttttacaattttttttgaatttttgaattttgaaacgaaatttaccgaaatttaccgaaattccacttcccggtaactaccgaaaacgaaaaaaataccgaaatttcgccgaaatttcaccGAAATTTTGAACCCTGCTTGGAAGGCGTCAAGCGGAAGTCTGAACAGGGGGGTAAACTCGTCACGAGCTGGACCTGGACGAGGAGGCTCGGAATTGGACGGTTGCACTAGGGCTGGGGGATGGATAAGGACAGCGTTTGGACGGGTCTCAGACTCTGGCTGCTCGTTATCAAGTGTTTTAGtgcctttctttttcctccttttTTATGAGAAGCTTTCTTTTTCCTGCTCACGAGTAGTAAGAGAAATGCAATTAATTGGCTTGATTTCATCGATAATTGATAACCCCTTCCATACAGAAATTTTGGGGTAAAAATGCCCTGTTTTCAGAACTATCGTTAGGAAGGGTCAAACACTACTCCTTGCTCCTGGGGCTCAAGTCATTATCATGTGGAACCTAACTATCTCAGCATAGCATGAGCACTAATGGTGCCGAGTCTAGCTGCCGCGTGGCACTGACGTGGCAAATAGGTGACCCATTGTTTGTGTAAACAAGAACCCGCACGGACCATGGTGTGGTGGGAATAAGGACTTGGCCGACCCCATCGGCATGGACCCTCATAACCACACTGATCGTTGACAAAATGCCATGAAAAAGTTTGAAAGGAAAATAGTAAAAACTGGATAAAGAAAATGACTAGGGGAGGGTCTGTTTGCATCAGACTGAATAATGACAATAGGAGCTACTTCTCTGTAGGGAAAGGTCTTAGACAAGAGGATCCCCCCCTTCTCTTCAACCTTGTGGTTGATGTCTTTACTAGAATCCTAAATAAAGCTGCCAAAAAAGGACTTATTGAAGGTCTTTTGACGAATGTTTTTGAAGGTGGAATAATTAGTCTccaatatgcagatgacactCTTCTTTTTATTAAGAAGGATGTGACTAAAGCTGCACACTTTAAGTGGCTCTTAACATGTTTTGAGAATCTGTCTGGAATGAAGGTCAATTACAACAAAAGCGACCTGATGACTTTAGGCACCTTAGAAGAGGAAGCTAACACatttgctaaactcttttgttGTAATTTTGGCCACTTTCCAATCAAGTATCTTGGAGTTCCTCTCCAGTACACTAAGCTGATCAAAAGAATTGCAGGCTGGAGAGGAAAGCTCCTCTCTTCTGCTGGGAAACTAACTCTCCTAAAATCTTGCCTCGCAAGTATTCCCATTTACTTACTTTCAGTGATTAAATTCCCTAAGTGGGCGATTGAGACTATTAACTCTCAAATGGCTAACTTTCTTTGGAATGATGCTGAGAACAAAAGTAAATATCATTTGTCCAATTGGCATAGCTTGGCTAAGAAAAAGGAGTTTGGTGGCTGGGGTATTCCAGACCTGAGGGATTTGAACCTCTGCTTCCTAGCTTCCTGGATCAACAGATATCACCTTAGTGATAGTTTGATCTGGAGGAAAATTGTAGATTCTAAGTATAAGACAAATAAACCCAACATTTTTTGTTGCCCTGAAATTGGTGCTTCCCCTTTTTGGAAAGGAGTTTTATGGGCTAGCAAAGCAGCTATGCTTGGGGTTAGATGGAAGGTTGGTGATGGCAAATCTATAAGATTTTGGGAAGATCATTGATTTGGTGACTGCAGCCTTGCTACCCAGTTTTGGGAACTTTATGTTATTTCAAATCAAAAGAATGTTACCATCGCCGATGTCTGGGATGGGAGTGATCTTATGATCACCTTTAGGAGAAGAGTTTCCAACAGACTTATGCTATCCTGGTTGGACCTAGTATCCATTGCTGAATCCATTTCCTTCAGTGAGGATTGTGATTCCATTTGCTGGGCCTTTGATGGCAGCAGCAAGTTCTCTGTACAAAGTATGTACAAAATCATTACTTTTAGAGGGATTCTTCCAGTACATACCCCTGCTGTTTGGCAGCTCTCTGTGCCTTCAAGAATTCATATCTTCCTTTGGCTCTTGTCCAATAATAAAATTCTAACTAGAATTAATTTGGCTAagagaagacatgttgaggacTTAAGGTGCCTCTTCTGCAATGAACATGAAACTACTCATCACCTCTTCTTTGAATGTATTATAGTCAATATAATGTGGAAACATCTTTCAGACATCTTTAACATTGCTTTGGGCTCTAATTATGAGTCTATTGCTAGATGGTGGTTGAGTAACAACAATCATTGTGTTTTGAATATGAGCTGTGCTGCGCTTATGTGGTGCTTGTGGAAAGTCCGTAATGATCTTCGTTTTCAGGCAAAAAAAATGGCGCGACGAGAGGGTGCTGCTCCACAAGATTTTGGGGACGCTGAGGAACTGGCAAGTGCTGTGCAAGGAGGAACATCTGCCGGGCCTGATGAATGCTCTGGGAGTGCTAGAGTTCAAGCTGCGTCAACCTCTACATCTACTTGGATCCCAGGAGCCGCCATCATCCAATTTGGTGTTATCAGCTGGGAGGGTGTCCAGCCCTGCAACTACGGAATCGATATCTGAAGATCTTGCTCTCCACTTGTTGAATGTCGAACCTTTTGTAGCTAATCTGTCATGCGGGTGCACCTAAAAAAAATACGCTGAACCTACTGCTTGAACAAAACACTTTGTACTTTATTTCCTTGAAATAAAGCGGGGAAACCTattattctaaaaaaaatagtaaaaactTAGGCATAGCATGGAGACTTGGAAAACTCGAAGACCGCAGACAGCAGGTATTCGCTGCCGTTTTCTCTCAACTTCTAGAGCGTTAAGACCTCTGATGGACACCATGATGCTGGTTTGTTCTGGGATTGAGCTAAACAGTTCGCATCAAAAGGGGAAAAATCATTAGATTATCCTGCTAAACATGATCAGCTGCAACTTGCAAGGCCGTTACGATAAGGCCCAACAATCATTACGCTTCAAAGAGGACCACGATTTGGGATCCTTTCTGGGGTCAAAAAAGTGTACAGGCCAATGAGCACCCAGTCCAGCCTGCAGTTAGGTCTCATGCAGACTTCAGGTTCGGGCAGCACTTTGTTTCGGTTGCAAGGAACATTCTGGTAACGGCTTTGCAATGAACTGGCTAAATTATTGCGCAAAATAAGAGAGCATACAGCCGGCATTGCCAACGAAATAAGATCAGCACAAGACAGCGATGTGGAGACAGAATTATCAACAAGTGGTCCAGCTAATTTTCATCCATAGAGGATTAGAAACGCGAATCAGAAGTACGGTTTTTGACCTGAATCATTTGGAACATTAGAAACGCGAAGGTGTTCATGCATCGAAACCATGACCACAGTCTTGATCGATTCCTGTATACCATCATCCTATGTTGGTGAAATTAATGGCCCGCCTGGGCCGATTCCGCAAATAAACAAAATGGCTCTAGCtgtccaacaaaaaaaaaacagactcTCCCGGCCCCCATTGTGACGCACGGGCCTCATTTTAGCTAGCAATAACAAGTTAACAACccctctctctcaaaaaaaaaaaagcaacaacAAGAAGTGAGGTAATGTGATTAATGAGACATCATCAGCTAAAACCGCCAGCTCGCCGGAGAAATGATGGCGCCGACGCCTGACCACCATCGTCCCAGCCGGAACGGCGGCACGGAACCGGGAGCGAGCACGGCGAGCAGCGCGACGTGCGCCAACGCGATGGCGGCGAGCGCGACCACGAG
This window contains:
- the LOC120690907 gene encoding universal stress protein PHOS34-like: MQAPATPSSVDLPLAAAPPPVKAPTPRPPPPASLQPESPGVFFSAAAAALPLGSAHRRIAIAVDLSDESAYAIRWAVANYLRPGDAVVLLHVRPTSVLYGADWGAVDVSLPNPSDGGAEDDDDEAAARRMEDDYDAFTASKADDLARPLKDAGIPYKIHIVKDHDMRERLCLEVERLGLSAVIMGSKGFGASRRTSKGRLGSVSDYCVHHCVCPVVVVRFPDEGSAEDGEAGGLSSAVGAEDVLHPVPEEDAEYHDATEEHKDT